A single window of Streptomyces aquilus DNA harbors:
- a CDS encoding SDR family oxidoreductase, giving the protein MNRYQGRVVAITGAAQGLGLAMATRFAAEGATVALADVNEQALTDAADTITSARTDVMDVTDSGQVNAWIDGVTAELGRLDVLINNAGIIRDNRVEDITDDDWHAVIDVSLTGGFHCARAAFGPMKRQGYGRIVSFSSMSWRGNFGQTNYVAAKAGIVGLTRTLALEGARHGITANAIAPGLIETPMLASMNGPARDKLTDKIPMRRTGRPEDIAEAAAFLASEAAGYITGVVLDVDGGISIGSSIR; this is encoded by the coding sequence GTGAATCGCTACCAAGGACGCGTCGTCGCCATCACCGGGGCCGCACAGGGCCTCGGCCTCGCCATGGCGACCCGCTTCGCCGCCGAGGGCGCCACCGTCGCGCTCGCCGACGTCAACGAACAGGCCCTCACCGACGCCGCCGACACCATCACCAGCGCCCGCACCGACGTCATGGACGTGACCGACTCGGGCCAGGTCAACGCCTGGATCGACGGCGTCACCGCCGAGCTCGGCCGCCTCGACGTGCTGATCAACAACGCCGGCATCATCCGCGACAACCGCGTCGAGGACATCACCGACGACGACTGGCACGCGGTCATCGACGTCAGCCTCACCGGCGGCTTCCACTGCGCCCGCGCCGCGTTCGGACCGATGAAACGCCAGGGCTACGGCCGTATCGTCAGCTTCTCCTCGATGTCCTGGCGCGGGAACTTCGGCCAGACCAACTACGTGGCCGCCAAGGCCGGCATCGTCGGCCTGACCCGCACCCTCGCCCTCGAGGGCGCCCGCCACGGCATCACCGCCAACGCCATCGCGCCGGGCCTCATCGAGACCCCCATGCTCGCCTCCATGAACGGCCCCGCACGCGACAAACTCACCGACAAGATCCCCATGCGCCGCACCGGCCGCCCCGAGGACATCGCCGAAGCCGCCGCCTTCCTGGCCAGCGAGGCCGCCGGCTACATCACCGGAGTGGTTCTGGACGTGGACGGCGGCATCTCCATCGGGTCCTCAATCCGGTAA
- a CDS encoding enoyl-CoA hydratase/isomerase family protein, with the protein MEPLLVEQRGPVRWLLLNRPERRNALDVALIEALDKQITSAEADPETAVVAVAGRGPSFCAGGDFHQFLQLHDRGDNPVDFLTDVSACFSRIAASPKPWVAVLHGHAVAGGLELALACDVVVAADTTLIGDGHLQRRLVPAGGSSIRLPGAVGRGLSRWLLLTGELLPATAFAHTGWIQAIVPEDDLDATATRICRQLAERHNPAQQRLKTLLHRIDGMAPEQALREELAVFADNWSASSVADALRDFLTPSTTKADNQ; encoded by the coding sequence ATGGAACCCCTGCTCGTCGAGCAACGCGGCCCCGTCCGATGGCTGCTGCTCAACCGCCCCGAGCGACGTAACGCCCTCGACGTGGCCCTGATAGAAGCCCTGGACAAGCAGATCACCAGCGCTGAGGCTGACCCCGAAACGGCGGTCGTCGCGGTGGCGGGCAGGGGGCCCAGCTTCTGCGCCGGCGGAGACTTCCACCAGTTCCTTCAACTCCACGACAGAGGCGACAACCCGGTCGACTTCCTCACCGACGTGTCGGCCTGCTTCAGCCGTATCGCGGCCAGCCCGAAGCCCTGGGTCGCCGTGCTGCACGGTCACGCGGTCGCGGGGGGCCTCGAACTCGCACTGGCCTGCGATGTCGTCGTCGCCGCCGATACGACGCTGATCGGCGACGGTCACCTGCAGAGGCGTCTGGTGCCGGCGGGCGGGTCGAGCATCCGGCTACCCGGCGCGGTCGGACGAGGTCTGTCCCGCTGGCTCCTGCTCACCGGCGAGCTGTTGCCCGCGACCGCCTTCGCCCACACGGGCTGGATCCAGGCGATCGTGCCTGAGGACGATCTCGACGCCACCGCCACTCGTATCTGCCGGCAGTTGGCCGAGCGTCACAACCCCGCCCAGCAACGGCTCAAGACGCTGTTGCACCGGATCGACGGCATGGCCCCCGAACAGGCCCTGCGCGAGGAGCTGGCTGTCTTCGCCGACAACTGGTCGGCGAGCTCTGTGGCCGACGCCCTGCGGGACTTCCTCACTCCCTCCACCACGAAAGCGGACAACCAGTGA
- a CDS encoding AMP-binding protein produces MSAAGRVAELTATFTAPSLNVAELLCDRHPADRTAFTLVDGDGKASTLTYGELAANSHRCARALQELGVGPGDRVATLMGKGTNLVTVVLAIWRLGAVYVPLFTAFAPQAIALRLEGAGAHVVVVDPDQRHKLDPGPDMPDDPQRRIIVTGAVTSGGDRSLADLVAAASPEPVPAVITSGDGPLVHMFTSGTTGKPKGVIHPVSYIAGWQIYLEYGLGVTPASSYWCAADPGWAYGLYAAIVAPMAAGLPSLLLTGGFSAETTWRTLLDHQVTDFTAAPTVYRGLRSSSVAVPEGLCLERASSAGEPLTPEVNEWAGAALGLAVHDHFGQTEVGMPLANHHHPELARPLKTGSMGRPVPGWSLTVLADEKDEPAGAGVLGRVAIDVAASPLMTFRGYQIAGQSASKFTPDGRYYLTGDAARIDADGDFFFSSRDDDVIIMAGYRIGPFEIESVLAQHPSVADCSVIGAPDEVRGEVIEAYVVLRDGGEGSPELATELQQLVKTRYAAHAHPRTIHFIDALPKTPSGKTQRYLLRKRRRAELTTPE; encoded by the coding sequence ATGAGCGCCGCCGGCCGGGTTGCCGAACTGACCGCGACCTTCACGGCTCCATCCCTCAACGTGGCCGAGCTGCTGTGCGACCGCCACCCCGCCGACCGCACAGCGTTCACCCTCGTCGACGGCGACGGCAAGGCTTCCACCCTGACGTACGGCGAGCTCGCAGCGAACTCGCACCGCTGTGCGCGGGCCCTGCAAGAGCTGGGTGTCGGTCCGGGTGACCGGGTGGCGACCCTGATGGGCAAGGGCACCAACCTCGTCACCGTCGTCCTGGCGATCTGGCGGCTCGGCGCGGTCTACGTCCCGTTGTTCACCGCGTTCGCCCCTCAGGCCATCGCCCTGCGTCTGGAGGGCGCGGGTGCACACGTCGTGGTCGTCGACCCGGACCAGCGGCACAAACTCGACCCGGGCCCCGACATGCCGGACGATCCCCAGCGGCGCATCATCGTCACCGGAGCCGTCACGTCGGGCGGCGACCGGTCGCTCGCGGATCTCGTCGCGGCCGCGTCGCCCGAGCCGGTGCCCGCCGTCATCACGAGCGGCGACGGCCCGCTGGTGCACATGTTCACCTCCGGCACCACCGGCAAGCCCAAGGGCGTCATCCACCCCGTCTCCTACATCGCCGGGTGGCAGATCTACCTGGAGTACGGCCTCGGCGTCACCCCGGCCAGCAGCTACTGGTGCGCCGCCGACCCCGGCTGGGCCTACGGGCTGTACGCCGCCATCGTCGCCCCCATGGCCGCCGGCCTCCCCAGCCTGCTGCTGACCGGCGGATTCTCCGCCGAGACGACCTGGCGCACCCTCCTTGACCACCAGGTCACCGACTTCACCGCCGCCCCCACCGTCTACCGGGGGCTGCGTTCCTCGTCGGTAGCGGTGCCCGAGGGCCTGTGCCTGGAGCGGGCGTCCAGCGCGGGCGAGCCGCTGACCCCCGAGGTCAACGAGTGGGCCGGCGCCGCGCTCGGCCTGGCGGTGCACGACCACTTCGGTCAGACCGAGGTCGGCATGCCCCTGGCCAACCACCACCATCCCGAACTCGCCCGCCCTCTCAAGACGGGATCGATGGGACGGCCGGTGCCCGGCTGGAGCCTCACCGTCCTGGCCGACGAGAAGGACGAGCCCGCCGGAGCGGGCGTGCTCGGCAGAGTCGCGATCGATGTCGCGGCCAGCCCGCTGATGACCTTCCGCGGCTACCAGATCGCCGGCCAGAGCGCCTCCAAGTTCACTCCCGACGGCCGCTACTACCTCACCGGCGACGCCGCGCGCATCGACGCGGACGGCGACTTCTTCTTCTCCTCCCGCGACGACGACGTCATCATCATGGCCGGTTACCGCATCGGCCCGTTCGAGATCGAAAGCGTCCTCGCCCAGCATCCATCGGTCGCCGACTGCAGCGTGATCGGCGCGCCCGACGAGGTCCGCGGCGAGGTCATCGAGGCGTACGTGGTCCTGCGCGACGGCGGCGAGGGGTCGCCGGAACTGGCCACCGAGCTCCAGCAGTTGGTCAAGACCCGGTACGCCGCCCACGCCCACCCACGCACGATCCACTTCATCGACGCCCTGCCCAAGACCCCGAGCGGCAAGACCCAGCGCTACCTGCTGCGCAAGCGCCGACGCGCCGAACTCACCACCCCGGAGTGA
- a CDS encoding CocE/NonD family hydrolase yields MQHLYDIDVRVPMRDGVGLAANVWHPAQGEAPTLLVRLPYGKDVMGFGQSVVPDVLTLVEAGYAVVVQDCRGTHRSEGEFVPHMADRSDGADTVAWIADQPWSDGTVGMYGPSYLGMVQWETAVTGAPALKAIAPAFTSIDNYEAPWYGPGGALSLSLVTMWNAMMYAADAQRSLAAGEGGSLSQVQQLSQAVLTHEALNDVLPTAEVPVLATYGKWWDDWMAHPSHDAYWDAMELTPELKNVTVPALNIGGWYDLYIGQTVRTYTTARQKAGSAQAREGQRLIIGPWDHLSASGVYPDRSFGPLASAQMMGLTGLHVKFFDRWLRGDTAALDDVAPVKIFVMGIDQWRDEQDWPLPDTRWTDFHLTSTGRANTAAGDGVLTTEAPTDAGHETYLYDPRRPVPTAGGASMPVTLELCGPVDQQTVAAREDVLCFAGPVLEKPVEVTGPVSLTLFVSSSAVDTDFTAKLVDVFPDGKAINLCDGILRTRYRGGLATEEPMEPGTVYEITIDMTATSNVFLPGHRIRVDVSSSNFPRYDRNTNTGGVIAREGEEQMIPAVNHIHHGPNHPSRLVLPVIDREDQS; encoded by the coding sequence ATGCAGCACCTTTACGACATAGACGTCCGGGTTCCGATGCGTGACGGCGTGGGTCTCGCCGCCAACGTGTGGCATCCGGCCCAGGGGGAGGCTCCGACGCTGCTCGTGCGCCTGCCGTACGGCAAGGACGTGATGGGCTTCGGCCAGTCGGTCGTCCCCGACGTCCTGACTTTGGTGGAGGCCGGGTATGCGGTGGTGGTGCAGGACTGCCGCGGAACGCATCGCTCTGAGGGCGAGTTCGTTCCGCACATGGCCGACCGGTCCGACGGTGCGGACACCGTCGCCTGGATCGCCGACCAGCCGTGGTCGGACGGCACGGTGGGCATGTACGGGCCGTCCTACCTGGGCATGGTGCAGTGGGAGACCGCGGTGACCGGCGCCCCCGCCCTGAAGGCGATCGCGCCTGCCTTCACCTCGATCGACAACTACGAGGCGCCTTGGTACGGCCCGGGTGGGGCGCTCTCACTGAGCCTGGTCACGATGTGGAACGCCATGATGTACGCGGCCGACGCGCAGCGGTCCTTGGCGGCGGGGGAGGGGGGCTCCCTGTCCCAGGTGCAGCAGCTCAGCCAGGCAGTCCTGACCCACGAGGCCCTCAACGATGTGCTGCCGACGGCCGAGGTTCCGGTCCTGGCAACGTACGGCAAGTGGTGGGACGACTGGATGGCCCACCCGTCCCATGACGCGTACTGGGACGCCATGGAGCTCACACCCGAGCTCAAGAACGTCACCGTTCCGGCGCTGAACATCGGCGGCTGGTATGACCTCTACATCGGTCAGACGGTGCGCACCTACACCACTGCCCGGCAGAAGGCGGGCAGTGCGCAGGCCCGTGAGGGGCAGCGGCTCATCATCGGTCCGTGGGATCACCTGTCCGCTAGTGGGGTCTATCCCGACCGCTCCTTCGGCCCGTTGGCCAGTGCCCAGATGATGGGCCTGACCGGCCTGCACGTGAAGTTCTTCGACCGCTGGCTCCGCGGTGACACCGCCGCTCTGGACGACGTGGCGCCGGTGAAGATCTTCGTGATGGGCATCGACCAGTGGCGCGACGAGCAGGACTGGCCGCTGCCCGACACGAGGTGGACCGACTTCCACCTCACGAGCACCGGCCGTGCCAACACTGCTGCAGGAGATGGCGTGTTGACCACCGAAGCGCCGACCGATGCCGGGCACGAGACCTACCTTTACGATCCGCGCCGCCCGGTTCCCACGGCGGGCGGGGCGTCCATGCCGGTGACGCTGGAACTCTGTGGCCCGGTCGACCAGCAGACCGTCGCCGCCCGCGAGGACGTCCTGTGCTTCGCCGGCCCGGTGCTGGAGAAGCCCGTCGAGGTCACGGGTCCGGTCAGCCTGACCCTGTTTGTCTCCTCGTCCGCGGTGGACACCGACTTCACCGCCAAGCTCGTCGACGTCTTCCCCGACGGCAAGGCGATCAACCTGTGTGACGGGATCCTGCGCACCCGTTACCGGGGCGGCCTCGCCACGGAGGAACCGATGGAGCCCGGGACGGTCTACGAGATCACCATCGACATGACGGCCACCTCCAACGTGTTCCTGCCCGGTCACCGCATCCGCGTGGACGTCTCCAGCAGCAACTTCCCCCGCTACGACCGCAACACGAACACCGGCGGCGTCATCGCCCGTGAAGGCGAGGAGCAGATGATCCCCGCGGTCAACCACATCCACCACGGACCGAACCACCCCAGCCGTCTGGTCCTGCCCGTCATCGACCGCGAGGACCAGTCATGA
- a CDS encoding long-chain-fatty-acid--CoA ligase, whose product MTSSTRNVSGLLTRTASEHPARTAIVFGGDRISYAELDGASNRVANLLIERGVGPGEKVALSCANIPQFTTIYFGILKAGAVVVPLNVLLKAREIAYHLNDSDATAYFAFEGGPELPIGREAWSAFQTAGRAAHFFLIGSGASVDGVAPDQIFAAAVAGQPETFETVERADDDTAVILYTSGTTGQPKGAELRHRNVYDIARAGAQLFESDPATPDVYLCVLPLFHAFGQMVIQNGAIGFGGTLVLQARFSAHEALELMLDHGVTFFGGVPTMYWGLLEALDDRVDVARLAANLRIAVSGGSALPAKIHQEFRKRFGVTILEGYGLSETVAIASFATYGEEPRVGSIGRPIPGVQMKLINDDWSDVGDDPGAVGEIAIKGYNIMKGYYKRPEATSEAISQGWFRTGDLARKDADGFYFVVDRSKDMIIRGGFNVYPRELEEVLMEHPAVSLVAVIGVPHPSHGEEIKAVVVKKADDSTTEAELTAWGKEQFAGYKYPRIVEFVDALPMTATGKVLKRELS is encoded by the coding sequence ATGACGAGTTCGACCCGGAACGTGTCCGGTCTGCTGACCCGCACCGCGTCGGAACACCCGGCGCGCACGGCGATCGTCTTCGGTGGCGATCGGATCTCCTACGCAGAACTCGACGGGGCCTCGAACCGGGTGGCGAACCTGCTGATCGAGCGCGGCGTCGGCCCTGGCGAGAAGGTTGCCCTGTCCTGCGCGAACATCCCGCAGTTCACGACGATCTACTTCGGAATCCTCAAGGCAGGCGCGGTCGTCGTGCCGTTGAACGTACTCCTCAAGGCACGGGAGATCGCCTACCACCTCAACGACTCGGACGCGACGGCGTACTTCGCCTTCGAAGGCGGTCCAGAACTCCCGATCGGGCGCGAGGCATGGTCGGCCTTCCAGACCGCCGGCCGGGCCGCGCACTTCTTCCTCATCGGCAGCGGCGCGTCTGTGGACGGCGTCGCCCCGGACCAGATCTTCGCCGCCGCTGTCGCCGGGCAGCCGGAGACCTTCGAGACGGTCGAGCGTGCCGACGACGACACCGCAGTCATCCTCTACACGTCCGGTACCACCGGGCAGCCCAAGGGCGCAGAACTCAGACACCGGAACGTGTACGACATCGCCCGAGCCGGTGCCCAGCTCTTCGAGTCGGACCCCGCGACGCCCGACGTCTACCTGTGCGTCCTTCCGCTCTTCCATGCCTTTGGCCAGATGGTCATCCAGAACGGCGCAATCGGATTCGGCGGCACACTCGTCCTACAGGCAAGGTTCTCCGCCCATGAGGCGCTGGAGCTCATGCTCGACCATGGCGTGACGTTCTTCGGCGGCGTGCCGACCATGTACTGGGGCCTGCTCGAGGCACTCGACGACCGCGTCGACGTCGCCCGGCTGGCCGCCAACCTGCGCATCGCCGTGTCCGGTGGTTCCGCGCTTCCCGCGAAGATCCACCAAGAGTTCAGGAAACGCTTCGGTGTGACGATCCTCGAGGGCTACGGGCTCTCGGAGACGGTGGCCATCGCGTCATTCGCCACGTACGGCGAGGAGCCCCGAGTCGGATCGATCGGCCGACCCATCCCCGGGGTCCAGATGAAGCTCATCAACGACGACTGGTCGGATGTGGGGGACGACCCCGGGGCGGTTGGGGAGATCGCGATCAAGGGCTACAACATCATGAAGGGCTATTACAAGCGCCCCGAGGCCACCTCGGAGGCCATCAGCCAAGGATGGTTTCGTACCGGAGATCTGGCTCGCAAGGACGCGGACGGCTTCTACTTCGTCGTCGACCGGTCCAAGGACATGATCATTCGCGGCGGGTTCAACGTCTACCCGCGCGAACTCGAGGAGGTGCTCATGGAGCACCCCGCGGTCTCTCTGGTCGCCGTCATCGGAGTTCCGCACCCAAGCCACGGGGAAGAGATCAAGGCCGTCGTCGTCAAGAAGGCCGACGACAGTACGACTGAGGCCGAGCTGACAGCCTGGGGAAAGGAGCAATTCGCAGGCTACAAATACCCGCGCATCGTCGAGTTCGTCGACGCCCTGCCCATGACCGCCACCGGGAAGGTCCTCAAGCGCGAACTGTCCTAG
- a CDS encoding SDR family NAD(P)-dependent oxidoreductase, translating to MAERSDRSIAGKVALVTGGGRGLGAATARALAAAGARVFVVDLHRPAAGETIDERVTHLVGDVTDLGDMTRAVETVIRDAGRLDIVIANAGVVARGVTLRASSAPMADRLLDVNVRGVLNTVRAALPGLIENRGRLVLISSVFAFVNGAGTIPYAMSKAAVEQLGRGLRVELAAHGVSVTTAYFAMINTDMIRQSVDEDPAAQALLDTQPRFLRKRISPEQAAQAIVEGLRRRDVRVFRPRRWTLVSRLRGIVAPALDSALARDRTVQNILQRLDAREGKDFLTT from the coding sequence ATGGCTGAGAGATCGGACCGGTCGATCGCCGGGAAGGTCGCTCTCGTCACCGGTGGCGGCCGGGGCCTGGGCGCGGCGACCGCACGGGCGCTGGCCGCCGCCGGTGCCCGGGTCTTCGTGGTCGATCTGCACCGCCCGGCCGCGGGCGAGACGATCGACGAGCGGGTCACCCACCTGGTCGGTGATGTGACCGATCTCGGCGACATGACCCGAGCGGTCGAGACCGTCATCCGGGACGCCGGCCGCCTGGACATCGTGATCGCGAACGCGGGTGTGGTTGCGCGGGGCGTGACCCTGCGGGCGTCTTCGGCCCCCATGGCCGATCGACTCCTCGACGTGAACGTCAGGGGCGTGCTCAACACGGTCCGCGCTGCCCTTCCGGGCCTCATCGAGAACCGTGGCCGACTCGTCCTGATCTCGTCGGTGTTCGCCTTCGTCAACGGGGCTGGCACGATCCCGTACGCGATGAGCAAGGCAGCGGTCGAGCAGTTGGGCCGCGGACTGCGGGTCGAGCTCGCCGCCCATGGCGTCAGCGTCACGACCGCGTACTTCGCGATGATCAACACGGACATGATCCGGCAGAGTGTCGACGAGGATCCAGCAGCCCAGGCGCTGCTCGACACCCAACCGAGGTTCCTGCGCAAGCGCATCAGCCCCGAGCAAGCGGCGCAAGCCATCGTCGAGGGCCTGCGCCGCCGGGATGTGCGGGTCTTCCGTCCGCGCAGGTGGACTCTGGTCTCCAGGCTCCGCGGCATCGTCGCACCCGCCCTGGACTCCGCCCTGGCACGAGATCGCACGGTCCAGAACATCCTCCAACGCCTCGACGCACGTGAGGGCAAGGACTTCCTGACCACCTGA
- a CDS encoding alpha/beta fold hydrolase, with product MTTTKSMKWIDVPTRTIDVGGVPFAYRELGPTGGVPVVFLHHLMAVLDDWDPRIIDGIAARHRVITFDNRGVGRSGGSVPPDVEEMGRDAVAFIRAMGLEKVDLFGFSLGGGVAQMVALQAPELVRRIVLAGTGPRGGGGIKEINKVAVKAYVKSALTLKDARTFLFFPRDAEGKRAAKDYLARLKERTQNRDEKISLQARRAQLKAIRAAGLHAPDDLSVITQPVFVANGDHDLMVASSNSADMARRIPNARLRIFPNSGHGGVFQYHREFVPEVLEFLNG from the coding sequence ATGACGACGACAAAGAGCATGAAGTGGATCGACGTGCCCACACGCACGATCGACGTCGGCGGGGTGCCGTTCGCCTACCGCGAGCTCGGTCCGACCGGTGGTGTTCCGGTGGTGTTCCTGCACCACCTGATGGCTGTCCTTGATGACTGGGACCCGAGGATCATTGACGGCATCGCTGCCCGCCACCGGGTGATCACGTTCGACAACCGTGGGGTCGGCCGGTCCGGAGGATCCGTGCCGCCGGACGTCGAGGAGATGGGCCGTGACGCCGTCGCCTTCATCCGTGCGATGGGACTCGAGAAGGTCGACCTCTTCGGGTTCTCGCTGGGCGGCGGAGTCGCGCAGATGGTGGCCCTGCAGGCACCCGAGCTCGTGCGCCGGATCGTCCTGGCGGGAACCGGTCCCCGCGGAGGCGGCGGCATCAAGGAGATCAACAAGGTCGCGGTCAAGGCGTACGTCAAGTCCGCGCTCACCCTGAAAGACGCCAGGACCTTCCTGTTCTTCCCGCGCGACGCCGAGGGCAAGCGGGCCGCGAAGGACTACCTCGCCCGGCTCAAGGAGCGCACCCAGAATCGTGACGAGAAGATCTCCCTGCAGGCTCGACGCGCGCAGCTGAAGGCCATCCGCGCGGCCGGACTGCATGCACCCGACGACCTCTCGGTGATTACCCAGCCGGTCTTCGTCGCCAACGGTGATCACGACCTCATGGTCGCGAGCAGCAACTCGGCCGACATGGCCCGCCGGATCCCGAACGCCCGGCTGAGGATCTTTCCGAACTCCGGGCACGGCGGCGTCTTCCAGTACCACCGGGAGTTCGTCCCCGAGGTTCTGGAGTTCCTCAATGGCTGA
- a CDS encoding alpha/beta fold hydrolase, which produces MNRTVRTSRTRTALTALATASVFAGLLATATGSAAADKDPATEAPKPTVVLVHGAFADSTSWNDVIRRLRHDHYPVVAVANPLRSLSGDSAYLRDVLAGIDGPIVLAGHSYGGSVISNAATGNENVKALVYLAAFLPDKGESAADLAGKFPGSTLGDTLRPVPTMNADGSPVNDLYIQNTSFHHQFAADVPRATTDLMAVTQRPITDAALAGASAEPAWKTIPSWVLVATQDLNIPPAAQEFMAERAHAHTSKVRSSHAVSVSKPGKVTEVIENAAHAVR; this is translated from the coding sequence ATGAACCGAACCGTCCGCACCAGCCGGACCCGGACCGCACTCACCGCCCTCGCCACCGCGAGCGTCTTCGCCGGGCTGCTCGCCACCGCGACCGGGTCGGCCGCCGCTGACAAGGACCCTGCCACCGAGGCGCCCAAGCCCACCGTCGTCCTCGTCCACGGCGCGTTCGCCGACTCCACGAGCTGGAACGACGTCATCCGCAGGCTGCGCCACGATCACTATCCGGTGGTCGCCGTCGCCAACCCGCTGCGCTCCCTGAGCGGCGACTCCGCCTACCTCAGGGACGTCCTGGCCGGCATCGACGGGCCCATCGTCCTGGCCGGGCACTCGTACGGCGGCTCGGTGATCAGCAATGCCGCCACCGGCAACGAGAACGTCAAGGCGCTGGTCTACCTCGCTGCCTTCCTCCCGGACAAGGGTGAGAGCGCGGCCGACCTGGCGGGCAAGTTCCCGGGCAGCACCCTCGGCGACACACTGCGTCCGGTGCCGACCATGAACGCCGACGGCTCCCCGGTCAATGACCTCTACATCCAGAACACCAGCTTCCACCACCAGTTCGCCGCGGACGTGCCCCGCGCCACGACGGACCTGATGGCCGTCACCCAGCGGCCGATCACCGACGCCGCCCTGGCCGGGGCCTCGGCCGAACCGGCCTGGAAGACCATCCCCTCCTGGGTCCTCGTCGCCACGCAGGACCTCAACATCCCGCCCGCGGCACAGGAGTTCATGGCCGAGCGGGCCCACGCCCACACCTCGAAGGTGCGGTCCTCGCACGCGGTAAGCGTCTCGAAGCCCGGGAAGGTCACCGAGGTCATCGAGAACGCCGCTCACGCGGTCCGCTGA
- a CDS encoding cytochrome b, whose amino-acid sequence MGNDSRPAGPQRERGGERLATWVASRTGLRATARSARRLVFPDHWSFMLGEIALYSFVVLLITGVYLSLYFHPSTDLVVYQGGYAPLRGQLVSRAFDSTLHLSFDVRGGLLIRQAHHWAALVFVAAVFAHLLRVFFTGAFRKPRELNWVLGFLLLVLAMFAGLTGYDLPDDLLSGTGLQVVNGTLLSIPVVGTYLSFFLFGGEFPGEDLIARFNTLHTLVIPALMIAVLVGYAVLALRHRPTQYPGPGRSENNVVGLPFAVRAVKSAGYFCFVSGVIFFMAAVAQINPVWNYGPFRPDQVSAGSQPDWYMGVADGLLRVMPGWEIDLWGHTLALDNLLPLLAGLVLFLAMGAYPFLEAWVTDDDRDHHLLDRPRNRPVRTALGVAWLSVYAVALVGAANDVIAIWLHVSVNSVTWAVRVGLFVAPVLAFVITKRLALGLQRRDRDMVLHGRETGVIKRLPHGEYVEVHEPLDPARLHTLTAHEQYRPLELAPDPDPDEPAPTWTRSATRHLRVALSRALYGPGTQIPKPSPPEHEELTARHRP is encoded by the coding sequence ATGGGCAACGACAGCCGGCCGGCCGGACCGCAGCGAGAGCGCGGTGGAGAGCGGCTCGCCACGTGGGTGGCGAGCCGGACGGGCCTGCGCGCGACGGCCCGCTCCGCCCGGCGCCTGGTCTTCCCGGACCACTGGTCGTTCATGCTCGGCGAGATCGCGCTCTACAGTTTCGTCGTCCTGCTGATCACAGGCGTCTACCTCAGCCTCTACTTCCACCCCTCCACCGATCTCGTCGTCTACCAGGGCGGATATGCACCGCTGCGGGGACAGTTGGTGTCCCGGGCCTTCGACTCGACCCTGCACCTCTCCTTCGACGTCCGCGGCGGCCTGCTCATCCGCCAGGCGCACCACTGGGCGGCACTGGTCTTCGTCGCCGCGGTCTTCGCGCACCTGCTGCGGGTCTTCTTCACGGGAGCGTTCCGTAAGCCGCGCGAGCTGAACTGGGTGCTGGGGTTCCTGCTGCTCGTCCTGGCCATGTTCGCCGGCCTGACCGGCTACGACCTGCCCGACGACCTGCTGTCCGGAACCGGCTTGCAAGTGGTCAACGGCACACTGTTGTCGATCCCGGTCGTCGGCACCTACCTGTCGTTCTTCCTCTTCGGCGGCGAGTTCCCCGGCGAGGACCTGATCGCCCGCTTCAACACCCTGCACACGCTGGTCATCCCCGCGCTGATGATCGCGGTGCTCGTCGGTTACGCGGTACTGGCCCTGCGCCACCGGCCCACCCAGTACCCCGGCCCCGGCCGGAGCGAGAACAACGTCGTCGGCCTCCCGTTCGCGGTCCGTGCCGTGAAGTCCGCCGGCTACTTCTGCTTCGTGTCCGGCGTGATCTTCTTCATGGCGGCCGTGGCCCAGATCAACCCCGTGTGGAACTACGGCCCCTTCCGCCCGGACCAGGTGTCCGCCGGATCCCAGCCGGACTGGTACATGGGCGTCGCGGACGGCCTGCTGCGCGTCATGCCGGGCTGGGAGATCGACCTGTGGGGCCACACCCTGGCCCTGGACAACCTCCTGCCGCTGCTGGCGGGCCTGGTCCTCTTCCTCGCGATGGGCGCCTACCCGTTCCTGGAGGCCTGGGTCACGGACGACGACCGCGACCACCACCTCCTCGACCGCCCTCGCAACCGTCCCGTACGGACCGCCCTGGGCGTGGCCTGGCTCAGCGTCTACGCGGTGGCGCTCGTCGGGGCCGCCAACGACGTCATCGCCATCTGGCTGCACGTCTCCGTCAACTCCGTGACCTGGGCCGTGCGTGTCGGCCTGTTCGTCGCCCCGGTCCTGGCCTTCGTCATCACCAAGCGCCTCGCGCTCGGCCTGCAGCGACGCGACCGCGACATGGTGCTGCACGGCCGCGAGACCGGCGTCATCAAGCGCCTGCCGCACGGCGAGTACGTCGAGGTCCACGAGCCCCTCGACCCGGCCCGGCTGCACACCCTCACCGCCCACGAGCAGTACCGACCGCTGGAGCTTGCGCCCGACCCGGACCCGGACGAGCCCGCGCCGACCTGGACCCGGTCCGCCACCCGGCACCTGCGCGTCGCGCTCAGCCGCGCCCTCTACGGCCCAGGCACCCAGATCCCCAAGCCCTCGCCGCCCGAGCACGAGGAACTCACCGCCCGGCACCGGCCCTGA